From Polypterus senegalus isolate Bchr_013 chromosome 15, ASM1683550v1, whole genome shotgun sequence, the proteins below share one genomic window:
- the LOC120516097 gene encoding 60S ribosomal protein L7-like, translating to MSHFDHADRIRSAKLNKASINMLRIAEPYIAWGYPNLKSVRELIYKRGYGKIRKQRIALTDNALIEKSLGLCGIECIEDLVREIYTVGKNFKAANNFLWPFKLSSPHGGMNKKTTHFVEGGDAGNREDQILIRRMN from the coding sequence ATGTCTCATTTTGACCATGCTGATAGGATCAGGAGTGCAAAGCTGAATAAAGCTTCAATTAACATGCTGAGGATCGCTGAGCCCTATATTGCATGGGGCTATCCCAACTTGAAGTCTGTTCGTGAGCTTATCTACAAGCGTGGATATGGAAAGATCAGGAAACAAAGAATTGCTCTTACAGACAATGCCCTGATTGAAAAATCATTGGGTTTATGTGGAATTGAGTGCATTGAAGATCTTGTTCGTGAAATTTACACAGTTGGAAAGAACTTCAAGGCTGCAAATAACTTCCTGTGGCCTTTCAAGCTTTCTTCACCTCATGGTGGAATGAATAAGAAAACCACCCACTTTGTTGAAGGTGGTGATGCAGGAAACCGGGAGGATCAGATACTCATAAGGAGGATGAACTAA